The Corvus moneduloides isolate bCorMon1 chromosome 5, bCorMon1.pri, whole genome shotgun sequence genome includes a region encoding these proteins:
- the LOC116444210 gene encoding uncharacterized protein LOC116444210 — MAQRDAAKECPPGKAQEADAESSSGLSAQPRPSQARRRPWSQRAQNSGSRTAKPIRLNRVPLLRAETSSPSAASRAPRRPWSQRAQNSGSRTGKPIRLNRVPLLRAETSSPSAASQALSGLAQGTGPVNSSSGSSGSSGSLPRQQQGAKPGCPQGATEPQAPEGPPAKRRRIGDVPAPSAETSSPGTATQVVSGLPQSAVLVSGSSSFPRRQKGTKRRYPQGASEPQAPESPRARRQSAAGSAMCQPRALRPAALAPPVKRRRGCPRVLRQPGDKQLHTEHRGSSPVCDQPLPAQAPSYETRLAARAAGKKALQSA, encoded by the exons ATGGCGCAGCGGGACGCTGCTAAGGAGTGTCCTCCTGGGAAGGCGCAAG AGGCGGATGCGGAGAGCAGCAGCGGCCTCTCCGCACAGCCCAGGCCGAGCCAGGCCCGACGCCGTCCGTGGAGCCAGCGGGCACAAAACTCGGGCAGCCGGACAGCAAAACCAATAAGGCTGAACCGTGTGCCATTGCTGCGTGCTGAgaccagcagccccagtgccgCCAGCCGGGCCCCACGCCGTCCGTGGAGCCAGCGGGCACAAAACTCGGGCAGCCGGACAGGAAAGCCAATAAGGCTGAACCGTGTGCCATTGCTGCGTGCTGAgaccagcagccccagtgccgCCAGCCAGGCCTTGTCAGGGCTGGCCCAGGGCACGGGGCCGGTCaacagcagcagcggcagcagcggcagcagcggcagcttGCCCCGCCAGCAGCAGGGCGCGAAGCCAGGCTGCCCACAGGGAGCCACAGAGCCGCAGGCACCCGAGGGCCCGCCGGCAAAGCGCCGCAGGATCGGCGATGTGCCAGCCCCGAGCGCTGagaccagcagccctggcactgccactcAGGTGGTGTCAGGGCTGCCTCAGAGCGCGGTGCTGgtcagtggcagcagcagcttcccccgCCGGCAGAAGGGCACGAAGCGACGCTACCCACAGGGAGCCTCAGAGCCGCAGGCACCCGAGAGCCCGAGGGCCCGCCGGCAAAGCGCCGCAGGATCGGCGATGTGCCAGCCCCGAGCGCTGagaccagcagccctggcaccaccGGTCAAGCGGCGGCGaggctgtcccagggtgctccgTCAGCCAGGAGACAAGCAGCTCCATACAGAGCACCGTGGCTCTTCCCCGGTCTGTGACCAACcgctcccagcccaggccccTTCGTATGAGACACGTCTGGCGGCAAGAGCGGCGGGCAAGAAAGCCCTACAGTCGGCCTGA